The Camelina sativa cultivar DH55 unplaced genomic scaffold, Cs unpScaffold00495, whole genome shotgun sequence genome has a window encoding:
- the LOC104773234 gene encoding uncharacterized protein LOC104773234, producing MANSVSDSAQQPDQYNNPYFLHGTDHAGLILVSDRLTTGADFNSWRRSMRMALNVRNKLGFIVGTISKPSSDHRDYGSWSRCNNMVSTWFKQDDAPRVYEIEQKLSSIHQGAMDVTAYYTELVTLWEELKNYVELPVCTCGKCECIAALLWEKLQQRRRVTKFLMGLNDSYEATRRHILMIKPMPSIENAFHMVTEDERQRNIAKPTRTDGVVFQTSGPPTYDGPADNMAYSVQNTYRPRQSCPLCTHCGISGHVVQKCFKLHGYPPGYIPGFKSISSGCHSQRMVNPQSVQQKGHSQSIASPHQPRAHAVANITSSSPYVPPPALNAINLDVSKMTSDQMQTLIQQLSTHMQLPENQAPSKVSSISEHGAMAIQSSDDSGATTHVCSDLALFRETIPVSGVTSVQQKGHSQSIASPHQPRAHAVANITSSSPYVPPPALNAINLDVSKMTSDQMQTLIQQLSTHMQLPENQAPSKVSSISEHGAMAIQSSDDSGATTHVCSDLALFRETIPVSGVTEFIQGLMIGKGILLHNLYILQLDSPAPHTSSSLASSSSHFFGSLTVDGDLWHTRLGHPSSDKLQHIPGIVSKSKKNSSPCHVCHLAKQKKIVF from the exons ATGGCGAATTCAGTATCCGATTCGGCTCAACAACCTGACCAATACAACAATCCTTACTTCCTCCATGGCACGGATCATGCTGGTTTGATATTAGTCTCGGATAGGTTGACTACCGGTGCAGATTTTAATTCATGGCGCAGGTCCATGCGAATGGCTCTTAATGTCAGGAACAAATTGGGTTTTATTGTTGGTACGATCTCTAAACCATCCTCAGATCATCGTGATTATGGTTCTTGGAGTCGTTGCAACAATATGGTCTCCACCTG GTTCAAACAAGATGATGCTCCGAGAGTTTATGAAATAGAGCAGAAGCTGAGCTCAATTCATCAAGGAGCGATGGATGTGACTGCTTATTACACTGAATTGGTAACTCTCTGGGAGGAACTAAAGAACTATGTAGAACTACCTGTTTGTACATGTGGGAAGTGTGAGTGTATTGCTGCTTTGTTGTGGGAGAAACTACAACAGAGGAGGCGTGTGACTAAATTCTTGATGGGTTTGAATGACTCTTATGAAGCCACTCGCCGTCATATCTTGATGATCAAACCTATGCCTTCTATTGAGAATGCTTTTCACATGGTGACTGAAGATGAGAGGCAACGAAACATCGCTAAACCTACTCGGACTGATGGTGTCGTTTTTCAAACTTCTGGTCCTCCTACCTATGATGGTCCGGCGGATAATATGGCTTATTCTGTTCAGAACACTTATCGTCCAAGGCAATCCTGTCCTCTCTGTACTCATTGTGGCATATCAGGTCATGTAGTTCAGAAATGTTTCAAGTTACATGGATATCCTCCTGGTTATATACCTGGTTTCAAGAGCATTTCTTCTGGTTGTCACTCTCAACGTATGGTTAATCCACAGAGTGTTCAACAAAAAGGACATTCTCAGTCTATTGCTTCACCACATCAGCCGAGGGCTCATGCAGTTGCGAACAtcacatcttcttcaccatatGTCCCTCCTCCGGCTTTAAATGCAATTAATCTGGATGTTAGCAAGATGACCTCTGACCAGATGCAAACTCTGATCCAACAACTCTCGACGCACATGCAACTTCCAGAAAATCAAGCTCCTTCCAAGGTTTCTTCCATTTCTGAACATGGTGCTATGGCTATTCAATCCTCTGATG ATTCTGGTGCTACCACGCATGTTTGTTCTGATTTGGCTTTGTTTAGAGAGACTATTCCTGTTTCTGGTGTAACG AGTGTTCAACAAAAAGGACATTCTCAGTCTATTGCTTCACCACATCAGCCGAGGGCTCATGCAGTTGCGAACAtcacatcttcttcaccatatGTCCCTCCTCCGGCTTTAAATGCAATTAATCTGGATGTTAGCAAGATGACCTCTGACCAGATGCAAACTCTGATCCAACAACTCTCGACGCACATGCAACTTCCAGAAAATCAAGCTCCTTCCAAGGTTTCTTCCATTTCTGAACATGGTGCTATGGCTATTCAATCCTCTGATG ATTCTGGTGCTACCACGCATGTTTGTTCTGATTTGGCTTTGTTTAGAGAGACTATTCCTGTTTCTGGTGTAACG GAGTTTATTCAGGGCTTGATGATTGGTAAAGGCATCCTACTGCATAATCTCTACATCTTGCAACTTGACTCTCCTGCACCACATACTTCGTCTTCTttagcatcttcttcttcgcattTCTTTGGATCCTTGACGGTTGATGGGGATCTCTGGCATACACGCCTTGGACATCCATCTTCtgacaagttacaacacattcCGGGTATTGTCTCGAAGTCTAAAAAGAATTCTTCACCTTGTCATGTTTGTCATTTagctaaacaaaaaaagattgtcTTTTGA
- the LOC104773228 gene encoding ABC transporter G family member 39 — translation MLGRDEDPVGTISGRVSLASTSHRSSVGASKSFRDVFVSQGDEVFGKSERREEDDVELRWAAIERLPTFDRLRKGMLPQTTVNGEIELEDVNLMRLQPKEKKQLMEMILSVVEEDNEKFLRGLRERTDRVGIQVPKIEVRYENLSVEGDVCSASRALPTLFNVTLNTMQSILGFFHFIPSKKKKIQILKDISGIIKPSRMALLLGPPSSGKTTLLQALAGKLDDTLQMSGRITYCGHEFHEFVPQKTCAYISQHDLHFGEMTVRQTLDFSGRCLGVGTRYQLMAELSRREREEGIKPDPKIDAFMKSIAISGQETSLVTDYVLKILGLDICADILVGDVMRRGVSGGQRKRLTTGEMLVGPAKALFMDEISTGLDSSTTFQICKFMRQLVHISDVTMIISLLQPAPETFELFDDIILLSEGQIVYQGSRDNVLEFFEHMGFQCPERKGVADFLQEVTSKKDQEQYWNRKEQPYNYVSVNDFSSGFNSFHTGKQLTSEFRIPYDKSKTHSAALVTQKYGISNWELFKACFDREWLLMKRNSFVYVFKTVQITIMSLITMTVYLRTEMHVGTVRDGQKFYGALFFSLVNVMFNGLTELAFTVMRLPVFYKQRDFLFYPPGAFALPAWLLKIPLSLIESGIWIGLTYYTIGFAPSAARFFRQLLAYFCVNQMALSLFRFLGAIGRTEVISISIGTFTLLIVFTLGGFIIAKDDIQPWMTWAYYLSPMMYGQTAIVMNEFLDERWSSPNYDTSINAKTVGEVLLKSRGFFTEPYWFWISIVALLGFSLLFNLFYILALMYLNPLGNSKATVEEEVKDKQKGTEGSVVELNNSSSSHGPKRGMVLPFQPLSLAFNNVNYYVDMPTEMKAQGVESDRLQLLRDVGGAFRPGILTALVGVSGAGKTTLMDVLAGRKTGGYIEGSISISGYSKNQETFARVSGYCEQNDIHSPHVTVSESLIYSAWLRLSADIDAKTREMFVEEVMELVELKPIRNSIVGLPGVDGLSTEQRKRLTIAVELVANPSIIFMDEPTSGLDARAAAIVMRTVRNTVDTGRTVVCTIHQPSIDIFESFDELLLMKRGGQVIYAGSLGHHSQKLIEYFEGVEGVPKIKDGYNPATWMLDVTTPSIESQMSLDFSQIFANSSLYRRNQELIKELSTPPPGSKDLYFRTKYAQPFSTQTKACFWKQYWSYWRHPQYNAIRFLMTVVIGVLFGLIFWQIGTKIENEQDLNNFFGAMYAAVLFLGATNAATVQPAIAIERTVFYREKAAGMYSAIPYAISQVAVEIMYNTIQTGVYTLILYSMIGCDWTVTKFLWFYYYMLTSFIYFTLYGMMLMALTPNYQIAGICMSFFLSLWNLFSGFLIPRPQIPLWWRWYYWATPVAWTLYGLITSQVGDKDSVVHITGIGDIDLKILLKEGFGFEHDFLPVVAVVHIAWILLFVFVFAYGIKFLNFQRR, via the exons ATGCTAGGACGAGATGAAGATCCGGTCGGAACAATAAGCGGGAGAGTGAGTTTGGCCTCGACCAGTCACAGGAGTTCGGTAGGAGCTTCCAAAAGCTTTAGAGATGTGTTTGTATCTCAGGGGGACGAGGTGTTTGGGAAGAGCGAACGACGTGAGGAAGATGACGTTGAACTCCGGTGGGCCGCGATTGAGCGATTGCCAACCTTTGATCGGCTACGTAAAGGCATGTTGCCACAAACGACGGTCAATGGTGAGATTGAGCTGGAGGATGTTAACCTCATGAGGCTCCAACCTAAGGAGAAGAAACAACTTATGGAAATGATCTTGAGTGTTGTTGAAGAAGACAATGAAAAGTTTCTACGTGGATTGAGAGAAAGAACAGACAG AGTTGGAATCCAGGTTCCGAAAATTGAAGTGAGGTATGAGAATCTTTCAGTGGAAGGAGATGTGTGTAGTGCTAGTAGAGCGCTTCCTACTCTCTTCAACGTCACTTTAAATACAATGCAG AGCATTCTAGGATTCTTCCACTTCATTCCatctaaaaagaagaagattcagataCTTAAAGACATCAGTGGCATTATCAAACCATCAag GATGGCCTTATTACTTGGTCCACCAAGTTCAGGGAAAACAACTTTGTTACAAGCTTTGGCTGGGAAGCTCGATGACACACTCCAG ATGTCCGGGAGGATAACTTATTGCGGTCATGAGTTCCACGAGTTTGTTCCTCAAAAGACGTGTGCCTACATTAGTCAACATGACCTTCACTTTGGGGAAATGACGGTGAGACAGACTCTGGATTTTTCGGGACGATGTCTAGGTGTTGGGACACGGTACCAGTTGATGGCTGAGCTCTCaaggagggagagagaagagggAATAAAGCCAGACCCTAAAATTGATGCATTCATGAAATCTATTGCAATATCAGGGCAAGAAACTAGTTTGGTTACAGATTATGTACTTAAG ATACTTGGTTTAGACATATGTGCTGACATACTTGTCGGAGACGTAATGAGAAGAGGTGTTTCTGGTGGACAACGAAAGCGTCTGACAACAG GAGAGATGTTGGTAGGACCGGCGAAAGCTCTTTTCATGGATGAAATATCAACAGGGTTGGATAGTTCAACAACATTCCAAATCTGCAAGTTCATGAGGCAACTAGTACATATCTCGGATGTTACAATGATTATTTCACTTCTACAACCTGCACCAGAGACTTTTGAGCTTTTCGACGACATTATCTTACTCTCAGAGGGACAAATTGTCTACCAAGGCTCACGGGACAACGTTCTTGAGTTCTTTGAACACATGGGTTTCCAATGTCCTGAAAGGAAAGGGGTTGCAGATTTCTTGCAAGAAGTTACATCTAAGAAGGACCAAGAACAATATTGGAACAGGAAAGAACAACCTTACAACTATGTCTCCGTTAATGATTTCTCAAGCGGTTTTAACTCTTTTCACACCGGGAAACAACTCACTTCAGAGTTCAGGATTCCCTATGACAAATCTAAAACCCATTCTGCTGCACTAGTCACACAAAAGTATGGTATATCAAACTGGGAGCTATTCAAAGCATGCTTTGATAGAGAATGGCTACTTATGAAACGCAACTCATTTGTGTATGTCTTTAAGACTGTCCAGATTACCATCATGTCTTTGATTACCATGACGGTCTATCTCAGGACAGAAATGCATGTAGGCACGGTGCGAGATGGTCAAAAGTTTTACGGTGCTCTTTTTTTCAGCTTGGTTAATGTAATGTTTAATGGACTTACTGAACTAGCATTTACTGTGATGAGGCTCCCGGTGTTTTACAAACAGAGAGACTTCTTGTTCTATCCTCCAGGGGCTTTCGCCTTACCAGCGTGGCTTCTAAAGATTCCGTTATCTCTTATCGAATCAGGAATATGGATCGGTCTTACATATTATACCATAGGTTTTGCTCCTTCTGCTGCAAG GTTTTTCCGGCAGTTGTTAGCATACTTCTGTGTGAACCAGATGGCCCTCTCTTTGTTTAGATTCCTTGGAGCCATTGGAAGAACAGAAGTAATCTCTATCTCAATCGGGACCTTCACATTGCTAATTGTCTTTACTCTTGGAGGCTTCATTATTGCTAAAG ATGATATCCAGCCTTGGATGACTTGGGCCTATTATTTGTCCCCTATGATGTACGGACAAACCGCTATTGTTATGAATGAATTTCTCGATGAGCGATGGAGCAGT CCAAACTATGATACAAGCATCAACGCGAAAACTGTTGGAGAGGTCCTACTTAAGAGCCGGGGCTTCTTCACGGAGCCATATTGGTTTTGGATAAGTATTGTGGCGCTACTTgggttttctttgttgttcAATCTCTTTTACATACTAGCCTTGATGTATTTGAACC CTCTTGGTAACTCCAAAGCTACAGTTGAGGAAGAAGttaaagacaaacaaaaaggaaCAGAAG GTTCTGTAGTGGAACTCAACAATAGTTCTTCAAGTCATGGTCCAAAGAGAGGAATGGTTTTACCTTTCCAACCGCTTTCTCTAGCATTCAACAATGTGAACTACTACGTGGATATGCCTACA GAAATGAAGGCTCAAGGAGTTGAAAGTGATCGACTTCAATTACTAAGAGACGTTGGTGGAGCTTTCAGGCCAGGCATATTGACAGCATTGGTTGGTGTTAGTGGTGCAGGTAAGACAACATTAATGGATGTCTTGGCTGGTAGGAAAACAGGTGGTTACATCGAAGGCAGTATTAGCATATCTGGTTACAGTAAGAACCAAGAAACATTTGCTCGAGTCAGCGGTTACTGTGAACAAAATGATATCCATTCTCCACATGTTACTGTTTCTGAATCCCTCATCTATTCAGCTTGGCTTCGTCTTTCAGCCGACATAGATGCCAAAACACGAGAG ATGTTTGTTGAAGAAGTGATGGAGCTGGTTGAGCTCAAACCCATTAGAAACTCAATAGTTGGCCTTCCTGGAGTTGATGGTCTTTCAACAGAACAGAGGAAAAGGCTTACTATTGCAGTTGAATTGGTAGCTAACCCTTCTATAATCTTCATGGATGAGCCAACTTCTGGTCTTGATGCAAGAGCTGCCGCCATTGTTATGCGTACTGTTAGGAATACCGTAGATACAGGAAGAACTGTTGTTTGTACAATTCACCAGCCTAGCATCGACATTTTTGAATCTTTCGATGAG CTTCTGTTGATGAAAAGAGGAGGCCAAGTTATATATGCTGGAAGTTTAGGGCATCACTCACAGAAACTTATTGAATACTTTGAG GGTGTTGAAGGGGTTCCAAAGATCAAAGACGGATACAATCCTGCGACGTGGATGCTCGACGTTACTACTCCTTCAATCGAGTCACAAATGAGCTTGGACTTTTCTCAAATATTCGCCAACTCCTCTCTTTATCG GAGAAATCAAGAACTCATCAAAGAACTCAGTACACCACCACCTGGATCAAAAGATCTCTACTTCCGAACCAAGTATGCGCAACCGTTTTCTACTCAAACCAAAGCTTGCTTCTGGAAACAGTACTGGTCATACTGGAGACATCCTCAGTACAATGCTATCCGGTTTCTCATGACAGTAGTCATTGGTGTCTTGTTTGGTCTAATATTCTGGCAAATAGGAACAAAAAT agagaacGAACAAGACTTGAATAATTTCTTTGGAGCCATGTACGCTGCTGTATTGTTTCTTGGTGCCACCAACGCTGCAACAGTTCAACCCGCAATTGCCATTGAGCGAACAGTTTTCTACCGCGAAAAAGCAGCTGGAATGTACTCCGCTATTCCCTATGCCATTTCGCAG GTAGCAGTGGAAATCATGTACAACACGATACAAACCGGAGTTTACACGCTAATCCTTTACTCAATGATCGGATGCGATTGGACTGTGACCAAATTCTTGTGGTTCTACTACTATATGTTGACAAGCTTCATCTACTTTACGCTATACGGTATGATGCTTATGGCATTGACACCAAACTATCAGATTGCTGGAATCTGCATGTCCTTCTTCCTTAGTCTCTGGAATCTCTTCTCCGGTTTCCTTATCCCCAGACCG CAAATACCATTATGGTGGAGATGGTACTATTGGGCAACACCTGTGGCTTGGACATTGTATGGACTCATCACATCTCAAGTTGGAGACAAGGATTCAGTGGTGCACATCACTGGGATAGGAGACATAGATCTCAAAATATTGCTCAAAGAAGGATTCGGGTTCGAACATGACTTCTTACCAGTTGTTGCCGTTGTCCACATCGCCTGGATTCTGCTCTTCGTCTTTGTTTTCGCCTATGGTATTAAGTTCCTCAACTTCCAAAGAAGATAA